The Streptomyces sp. WZ-12 genome segment CAACGGCGGCCGGCCGCCGGCGAGTACGCGTCATGGCGTCTCGGACAGGGCAGGGCCCACGGTCCCGTCAGGAGCCCTACACGGGGTCTCCGTTCTCATTCAGCCACTGGACGCCGTCCTGACCGCTCTGGTTGAGGTTCTTGGGGATGACGGAGTCCGGGTACTTCCAGTGCAGGCCGAAGTAGCCGGGTGCGTTGGTGAGGGACCTCAGGTCGCACACCGGGTCGCCGATGATGCAGTACCGCTTGACCGGAATGCCGTTGAACTTCGTCGGGCCGGGGGCGCCGACGGTGGCCACCCCGGGGATGCCCAGCCCCCTGGGGAGGCGCGCGAACAGGCCGGAGTCGGGCTGCATCGGGTCGGCGTAGAGCATGCCGTCGACCTGGTTGCGCGGAATGCCGGTGCTGCCGCTCGCGATCTTCTGGAGCACCTCGTCGGCGGCCTGGGCGCCCTGGGAGTAGCCGGTGATCGTGAGGCGCGCCCCCGGGTGCGCGCGGTGGGTGTCCTCCGCCGCCTGCAACCCCTTCTGGTAGCCCAGTTGGATGCTGGCGTCGTAGGTCGGCGCGGTGAGGGCGTCGGGGTTGAACTTCAACGGGGGCTCGATGAGCCCGCCGTGGACACCGATGAGCGGGCCGGCGGTGGCCGGGTAGCACACCTCGACCGCGGACGAGCCGAGGTGCAGATGGTCGTTCGCGGTGTTGTAGGACCTGGAGATCGTGGAGCAACCGGGTCCGGAGTCCGTGGGACCGGTGCCGCCGATCTCGATGTAGTAGTGCTCTGCGCCGGCCGCGTGGGCGGCGGACGGGAACGCGACGGCGGTGCCGGCGGTCAGCGCCGCCGCCATGGCCGCGGTGCGAACGGCCCGTGCCGTCCGGCTCGTTTTCGACATTGCCTGATCTCCCCCTGAGGTCGTGGACGACGTGTCCGACAACGAAGGGTCCAGACGCTAGGCACGGTCGTTGAAATCGCGCTGACATGCTGATGACTGCGCTGGCGGCACGGCGCTCCCGCACCGCCACGGGAACGGCACCAGGGTGGCCGGATCAACTCGCCAAGCCGTAGAAGCGGATCGGTGAGTTCGGCCGGAAGCCGATGCGCGGGTACACCGGCGCGCCGGCGGCGGTCGCGTGCAGGGTGGCGCGGGTCAGTCCGGTGTCCCGGGCGCCCTCGTACAGGGCTTTCCGGGTCACCGCCTCGCCGTAGCCCCTGCGCTGCCACTCGGGCGCGGTGGCGACGAGCGCGACGAAGAGGCGGCCTTCCGCCTCCACCGTCGCGGCGCACGACACCGGTACGCCGTCCCGCATGCCCAGGTAGGCGTACGTCCGTTCCCTCCACAGTCGGGAGCCGGCGAGCCCGTCGCGACCGTCCGCCAACGGAAGCCCGTACGCGCGGGAGTTGAGGTCCGCGTAGACCTGTAGCTGCTCCTCGGTCGTGACGCGTGCGAACGTCAGGTCGGGGTGGGAGGGTTCGGGGAGCGGAAGCAGGTCGCCGGCCATGCCGGTGCCGGGGAAGGCGTAGGCGAGTCCGGCCTCCTCGGCCGCTCCCCCGAGCCCCGTGCGCGCCTCGTCGTCGAGGAGGTCCTCGAAGAGCCACAGGAAGCCGGGGCGTTGCTTGGCGCGCATGATGTCCGCTGCCTGGCCCAGGCGTTGGGCGAGGAGCGCCGCGCCGGCGCCGACGTCGGTCAAGGTGACGCAGTTCCAGAACGCGAAGCGGCAGTCGGCCCAGCGAACGGCGATGCCCGGCAGGTCCCGCACGTCCGCGCCCGGATCGCGGTCCAGCACGATGTTCCGCCAGGCCACGGCGAGTTGTTCCATCGATTCGATCGACGCCGCACACTGCGTCATCCGCTCACTCCTTGAGTCGTCGGGCCCTGCCCCGGGCGGAGTCCCAGGAAGCCGATTCCTCACCTATCACGCCCCACCCTCGACGGGCGCACCGTCGCGGGTATCTCCACCCCAATCAGCGAGCACCGAGCACTCGTGGACGTCCCGACCTGGAGCGCCGCCTTCTCCTCTGCGGCCGCGCGGCGACCACGATCGGCGTCAGGCCCGCAGCCGCGGCCCGGCGACCGTCCGGGTCCCGCGGAACGCGGCCCGGACCGCTGCCGCGCAGGCGTAACCAGCCACGCAGCCAAGGGTGTTGGCCAACAGGTCGTTGATGTCGGCCGTACGCCCCGAGGCGGCGAGGTACTGCGTCGCCTCGATGGCGAGGGAGCCGAGGAAGCCGCAGGCCGCCGCGGTCGCGAAGCGCGCGCCGGCGCTCGCCAGGAGCAGTCCACCGGGGACGAACATGAGCACGTTGAGGAAGAAGTCCCAGGTGTCGGCGGGGTTCGACAGGTCGAGCAGCTTGAGGTTCAACGCCTGTCCACCGCCGGAGCGGGTGCCGAACGTGAGGCCCACGACCCCGGCCACCCACAACCATCCCAAGGCGGCGCAGACGCGATGTGACGTCCGCCTGGGGCTCCGGAACATGAACGTCACCGCCGCGATGACCGCGCACCCAAGGACGCCGATGCTCAGGGCCACGGGAAAAGACACGGGTACTCTCCATTCGCTCGCGCATCCGGCCCGGCGCGGGCAGCAGATGTTGGCTGGAGAGACGCAAAGGGCGAAAAGTCCGGTTCTCGCGCGCCTGGTGACTTACTTCACGTTTCGCGCTGTGCGCTTCGGTGGCCAGGTGGCACGTGAGGACGCCCGTGCCACCGCGGCGAGCGACGCCCCTCAGCGCCTACGCCCCGCACCCGTGTCCGCGTCCGCGTCCGCATCGACCTTGGCCAACCGGACCGGGGTGACCTTGTAGACGGGCTGTAGGGAGATCGGATCCCCTTCGGTGCCGATGAGTTCGTTGGCGGCCCGGTCGTGCCGGTGCGGGTCCGACTGGTCGAAGTAGCCGTAGTGGAAGGGGACGAACACCAGGCCGGGGCGGCTTCCGCAGAGCACGACCGGGGCCTCGATGGCGCCGTGCCGGGAGGTCACCCGCACCAGGTCGCCGTCGGCGATGTTCCGGCTGTGGGCGTCGTCGGGGTGCAGTTCCACCCACAACTCCGGCTCGGCGTCGTTGAGTTCGGGGACGCGTGCGGTCTTGGTGCGGGTGTGCCAGTGGTAGACACCGCGACCGGTGGTCAGACACAGGGGGTACGTCTCGTCCGGCGGCTCGTGCGGCGGAAGGTAGTGCGCTGCCTTGAGGTTCGCTCGTCCCGCGGGGTCGTGCGCGCGGTAGGCGTGGGGTTCGTGCGGGGCGCCGGTGGCCAGGTCGTGGCCGTAGTCCTCGCAGTGGTCGGCGGCGGTGGCGAAGACGTGGTCGGTGTAGCGGCGTTCGGTCCCGTCGGGCGCGGTCTCCGTGCACGGCCATTGGACGCCACCGCTGCCGCGCAGTCGCGCGTAGGTGAGGCCGGACTGGTCACAGGGCCGGTCCTTGGTCAGGGCGATGAAGTCGTTCCAGGCATCCTCCGGCTGGTGCCAGGCGAGCAGCGGCCTGCCGTCGCGGTCGGTGAAGCGCATCCGGCGGGCGTAGTCGAGGAGGATCGCGAAGTCGGTGCGGGCCTCGCCGGGCGGATCGACGGCCTTGTGGGAGAGGTGGACGGTGCGGTCGGCGTTGGTGAAGCAGCCGGTCTTCTCGCCCCACAGGGCGGCGGGCAGCACCACGTCGGCCAGCTCGGTGGTCTCGGTGGGGAAGGCGTCGGAGACGACCAGGAAGAGCCCGTCGGCCTTGAGGATCGCGCGGATGCGGCGCAGTTCGGGGAGGGAGACGGCGGGGTTGGTGCCGGTGATCCAGAGGAACCTGATCGCCCCGCTCTCGCAGCGCCGGAAGATCTCCAGGGCATCGGTGGGCGGCGAGCAGTTGCGGATGCGCCGTTCGTCGATGTTCCAGTGGTCGGCCAGGCGTCGCACATGGGCGTCGTTCTGCCAGTTGAGATGGGCGGGCAGGGCGCCGTTGGCGCCGGTCTCGCGGGCGTTCTCAGCGGTGGGTTGGCCGTTCATCTGGAAGACCGTGGCCCCGGGCCGTCCGATCATGCCGCGCACGAGGTGGATGTTGTTGACCTGTACGGCGGCCGCGGTGGCCTGGCGGGACTGGTAGACGCCGTGGAGGACGGTGGAGACCAGTCGGTGTGCGGTGCCGATGAGCTGGGCCGCCCGGCGGATGAGGTGTGCGGGGACGCCGCAGATCTCCGCGGCGCGCTCCACGGGGTAGTTGGCGACGGTCCGGGCCAGTTCGGCGTACCCGGTGGTGTGGTCGTCGAGGAATGCCTGGTCGGTCCAGTCGTTGTCGATCAGTTCGTGGAGCAGGGCGTTGAGCAGGGCGACGTTGGTGCCCGGCCGGATGGCGAGGTGCACGTCGGCCGCGCGTGCGGTCGCGGTCAGGCGTGGATCGACGACGATCAGGCCGGGGCGGTCGGGGCCGTGCAGCCGGTCGAGCATCCGGGACCACAGCACCGTCTGGGTCTCCGCCACGTTGTGCCCGACGAGGAACAACGTGTCGCAGTGGTCGATGTCGGTGTAGGAGCCGGGGTCGCCGTCGCTGCCGAAGCTCTCGATCAGGGCCCGTTCCGCGGTGGCGCTGCACAGGCGGGTGCTGCCGTCCAGGTGGGGCGTGCCGATCCCGCCCCGGGCGATCAACGCCTGGGCGTAGGACTCCTCGGCGAAGAGTTGGCCGCTGGTGTAGAACCCCATCGCCAGGGGGCCGTGATCGGCGAGGACCGCCCGGGAACGTTCGGTCACGGCGCTCATGGCGGTGTTCCAGTCGACCCGCCGCAAGGCGCCGTCGATCCGGAGCTGCGGGTGCAGCAGACGGTCGCGGGAGTGGTTGGCCTGCCAGCCGAACAGGCCCTTCGGGCCGAGCCGGCCGTGGCTTACGCGGTCCTCGGCGCGGCCGCGTACGCCCACGATGCGGCCGTCGGCGACCGCGATGTCCAGTCCGCAACCGTTGGAACAGAGCACACAGGCGGACGGCACCCAGCGCTCGACGTGGTCCTGCGGGATCGCCAGGCATTCGTCCACGCGCAGCGGCCAGCTCTCGCCGGCGGCAAAGGGGGTTCGCTTGCCCCACACATCGCTGATCCGGTCAGCCATCGGGTGGTCCCTTCCGTACCGTGTGCCGGGGCCGGCCCCGGACTTCGCCGCACCGCCCCGGTGAGGCCGCGCGGACCGCGGCGGCACCCGTCCCGACCTTACGTCGCGCGGCCCGCGGTCCCCGGCTACGCACCCCGGCCCGGGCCCGCGCGCCCGAACGGGCCGCCCTTCCCGGCAGCGACCCCAATCCCCCAACTCCTGCGCCGAGCTGAGGGTTCGTCACACATGGCGGCCGGCGGAGCCGCGTAGGCCCGGGCGCGGAAAACCGCCCGCCTGGAGGTACCCGAGGCATCCCCTCCCAGGGCGCCCAGGCACTTGTGGACGCCGACGATCCTGCGCTGGCCGGAGGCCACGCGGAGGGGGTCGACTGGTTCGCGTCGCTTGCGGGCTGTCGTCGCCCGGAACCGTTCTGTTGCACCGCTCCCCGTGGCCGAGACGGCAGGTGCCCACGGTGCGAAAGTGGAAGTGTCGGTGTCGCAGAAGGGCGGACATCATGGCGCTATTGGGACTTCTTCTCTTTGTCGTGGCCGGGGCGTTCGTCGGCCTGTCCATCGCAAGCAACCTCGTGGGTGGGCCCAGCTACAGCGTGACGATCCTCGGTAACCACATCGCCACCCTGAACGGCCTCGGGATCTTCCTGGCCGGAATCGCACTCACCCTGATCTTCGGCCTGGGAATTGCCTTGATGACGGGCAGCCTCGCCCGGTCCCGACACCGCAGGCAGGCCGCCCGCACCGCGCAGGCGGACGCGCAGTCCGAGCACCCCAAACACCACCATTTCCGGTTCGGTCACTGAGTGGTGAGCGATTGCCGCGCAGGGCGACGGGGCGGAGCCGTGCCGGGCGTCGACGACCGCCGGTGGTTGCGGCCATCGGCGGGTGTGGTGCTGGCCGCGCCGTGCGCCTCGTTGGGCCTGGCGCCGTGCGCCTCGTTGGGCCTGGGTTGCGCCCGGCCCTCGCCCGCCACGAGCTCGTGGCGTCCGCGCGGCAACCGAGGGTGACGGGGCGGCGAGACAGAGAGGCAGGTAGACAGCCAGGCGTCTCGCACCGAACGCGAAACATGCCCACGGGCACGCATCGTGGAAATCGACCGCACGCGCCGATGGAGGGCCAGATGGATCTGGACACCGTCGTCAATGAGCTCTACGCGTTGCCGCCGGGGGAATTCACCCCGGCACGGGACGCCCGTGCGCGAGCCGCGCGGGCAGCCGGCGACCGCGGGTTGGCCGAACGGATCCGACAGTTGCGCCGCCCCACCCACGCCGCCTGGGCCAGCAACCTCCTGGCCCGCGACAGGGGGGCAGACACGGCGCGACTGCTCCGGCTCGGCGAGGAACTGCGGCAGGCCCATCGGGAACTGGACGGACGGCGGCTGCGCGAGCTCGCCGGACGGCAACACGAGATGGTCGCCGCGCTGACCGGCCAGGCACGCCACCTGGCCGCCCGGGCAGGCCACTGCCTCGGCGCGAACGCGCAGCGGGAACTGGAGGACATCCTGCGGGCCGTCCTCGCCGACCAGGAGTCAGCCCACGAGTGGGCCCGGGGCCGTCTGACGCAACCGCTGACGGCGGTCGGTCTCGTCACGGTCCCCGCCCTCACCCCCGCCACCCAGGCACCGGACCACGCACCAATGCCCCTCACCGACAAGGTAGTTGACCTCGACATGGCGCGCAGTCGCCGTCGTGGACGGGAGACGCGCGCCGAGCAGGATCGACCGCGGTCCGGCCCGGACGCCGCAGACGCCGCGGACGCCGAGCGGGAACTGTGCGCCGCCGAAGCGGAGTTGGCGTCGGCGAGGGGCCGGGAGCGGCGGGCGCTCGACCGGCTGGGGGACGCACAGCAGCGCGTCCTGGAGATCGGCAGGAAGCTGGCGGAGGCCGAGGACGACCTGCGCCTGGCACGCCAGGCAGTCGGCGCCACCACTGACCACGTACACCAGGCCGAGGACGCCGAACGCGAGATCCGACAACGGACGGCGGTCTCCACCGCAGCCAAGAGACCAACCGCTCCCGCGCCCCCTCCCCCGAAACACTGAGCGGCCGCGAGGAGGGAGTGGCGAACCCATGACGGCCGAGGCCGGGGCCAAGGGGCCTCGACGCGCTGTTCCTCAGTCAGATCGGCCGCGGGCGGCGGGAGTTCACCCCCTCCCACGAGGTCATCGGCCCAACTCCCCCGCCCCCACACCACCGCACGCTGCTACCCGGCTCCCCCTGCCTCACACCCCTCACGCACCGTGACTTCACTCATGGGAAATTCCAGGCAGACGACCTAACATGGCGCGCTGCCCGTAACGGGCTGCTCACCATAAGACTCGTCTCAGCAGGATGGACAGACGTGAACGTACGCGGCAAAGGCAAACTGGCGGTCTGCGGAGCGGCGGGGGTGCTCACGGCCGCAGTGGTCGCAGGCAGCACGCTGTGGCCGGGCAGTGCGGCTTCCGCCGCGGGCGTTTCGTCACGCTCGGTCGCAAAGGAGTTGAAGCACTGGCCCGCACCGGTGGCGAAGAAGCTCGGCAAGGTCATCGCCAACCACGACCACAAGGGCGCGTACGCCACCTTCGACGCGGACAACACCACCTACCGCAACGACCTCGAAGAGGCGCTCCTCCCCTTCCTGGAAATGAAGGGCGTGCTGACCCGGAAGTCCATGGCCCCCTCCCTGAAGGTCATCCCCTTCAAGGACACGGCCACCCACAAGGAAAGCCTCTACAGCTACTACATGCGACTGTGCGACCTTGATGACCAGGTCTCCTACCCGTGGGCCGCGCAGATCTTCTCCGGCTTCACCCTCAAGGAGTTGAAGCAGTACGTCGACGAGCTACTCGCCTACGGGAAGCCGATCCCCGCCGAGTACTACAAGGACGGGAAGCTGACCAAGACGGAGGTCAGGGCTCCCGAATTCTCCACCGGTATGCAGGAGTTGTACCGGACGCTGCGCGCCCACGGCATCGACGTCTACGTCGTCAGCGCGGCCAACGAGGAACTGGCGCGCATGGTCCTGGCCGACCCCAAGTACGGCTACGGCGTGAAGCCGGACCACGTCATCGGCGTGTCCACGCTCCTCAAGAACCGCAAGACCGGCGATGTCACCAGCTCGCGCAAGGAGATCGCCGAGGGGCGCTTCGGTCCCGGGCAGCGGAAGGCGCTCACCGACTGGGAGTTGACGCCCACCTTGTGGGCCCCACTGACCTGGTACGAGGGCAAGCCGGCCGCCATCAGGGCGTACATCGACGCATGGCGGAAGCCGATCCTCGCGGCCGGTGACACCCCGAAGAGCGACGGGCCGATGCTGTTCCAGTCCGCGGACGTGGAGCACGGCGGGGCGCGGATCTGGGTGAACCGCAAGGAGAGCTCCATGAAGGAGCTCAACGCGATGAAGCAGGCCAACGCGAAGCGGCAGAAGGAACTGGGGCAGCGGGTGACGGCCGACAAGGACTGGCTGACCGTCACGCCCGAGCAAATTCGCTGAGGCCCGGCACGCCCCAACAACCCCTCGCCCAGGGAGACGCGGGTCACCCCCGCACATGTCACAGTGGAGCGGGCCGTCTCGTCTGAGAGTTGTAGCCACTGACGAGACGACCCCTCGGGAGCACCCCATGGACGCGCGACTGAACTACTTCGCCAGCCCGACCGCCGGCAAGGCCCTCAAGCACTTCATGTCGGCGGGCAAGGCTCTCAAGGACACCACCCTGCCGGCCGCGACGCAGGAGTTGGTGTCGCTGCGCGTGAGCCAGATCAACGACTGTGCCTTCTGCATCGACATGCACTCCAAGGAGGCCACCGCGGCCGGCGAGACCGCGGTGCGGCTGAACCTGGTCGCGGCGTGGCGGGAGGCCACGGTCTTCACCGAGGCCGAGCGTGCCGCGTTGGCACTGGCGGAGGAGGGCACCCGGGTCGCGGACGCGGCCACCGGCGTCAGCGACGAGGTGTGGGCGAACGTCGCCAGGCACTACGACGAGGAACAACTGGTCGCCCTGGTGACCCTGGTCTCCTTCATGAACGCCGCGAACCGGCTGAACATCATCACCCAGCAGCCGGCCGGCAACTACGTGGCCGGGCAGTTCCACTGACGCAACGTGAGCTAGGCCGGAGTCCGGGTGAGCCCCGGTCCGTGTGCTGCTCAATGGGTTGTGCGGTGCCCGTTGGTTGTCGTCCGCTCGGCATGGTCGGGTGGCGCGCTGACGGGCACCGTACGAGTGCCCCGGTGGCCGGAACACCTCCCGCGCCCTGTCCGCCGTGACGGACCCCTGGCAGCATCGGGCTCTCCGGCCCCGCACCGCTGACGAGTCGAGGAGCGCCGACGCCGTGCCTGCCTACAACCTCGCCATGCAGGAGCTGTCCCACCCCTACCCCGCACCGGGGAACGGGACGGTCTCCGGCCACCAGGTCGAGCTCATGTACCACCACATCGTCCCCAAGAGCCCGAAGGTCGGGCTGATTTGGCTGTGGAACGCGGTCCTGGAGGACAAGGTCCTGGCCGCCGCGACCCCCGTGCTCAACGCCATCATCCAGAACGTCGACAAGTACGGCACCACGCTCGTCCCCACGGACCGCCAGCAGGTCAAGGACCTCGCCACCGGCATCAAGAACAAGACCATCACCCACCAGGCCGGTGCCGCCCGGCCCACCGGTTGGGACAGCTTCGCGCAGATCTACATCTGGCTGCCCGGCAACCTCTTCACCGGCCCCAGGAACCGTGCCGACGACCCCGGGGACAAGTTCGACGCCGCCGTCCGCTTCATCATCGGCGCGAGCAGCGCCCAGTACAAGACGCTCGAAACGGTCGACGCGAAGATCGCCCAGTACGCCAAGGACCGCAAGAAGACGGGTTACGCCGAGGAGGCATACACCAACCTCGGAACCGTTGCCCGCACCTATCTCACGCGCACGCCGTTCTCCAGCCCCCAATGGACCTGGGACTCCGGCAAGAACAAACCGAAGGTCAAGGGCTCCTAGGATTCCTGCCCCAGACACTCAGGCGCTCAGGCACCCAGTACCCCACTCCCCAGGCACCCAGCCGCTCGATGAGAAGTCTCAACCACCGCTGTGGGCAGGCGTGTTGGTGGTGGGCGTCGGGGCACTGCGGCGGGTGAACGTCCACAGTGCGAGCCCGAGGAGGCTGAACGTGGCGCCCAGGGCGCAGACGGCGCCCCAGCCGGCCGTCGTGTAGAGGGCGGTCGCGGTGATGGCGCCGGTGGCGCTGCCGATCGAGTAGAAGACCATGTATCCGCCGATCAGTCGGCTGCCCGCGTCCGGGTGCAGCGCGTAGATCAGTGTCTGGTTGGTGACATGGACCGCCTGTACGGCGAGGTCGAGCAGGATCACGCCGGCGAACAGGGCCCAGAGCGAGCTGCGGGTGTAGGCCAAGGGCAGCCACGAGGCGGCGAGCAGTGCCAGTGCGATGCCGGTGGTCCGCTGGGCGAGTCCGCGGTCGTTGAGGCGGCCGGCCACGCTCGCGGCCAGGGCGCCGGCGACGCCGATCAGACCCAACGCCCCGATCGCACTGTGGGACATGAAGTACGGGGCCGCGCTGAGCGGTAGTGCGATGCTGCTCCACAGGGTGCTGAAGGCGGCGAAGATCAGCAGGCAGAACAGGGCCCTGAGCCGCAACAGTCGTTCCCGTGCGAACAGGGTGAGGGTCGAGCGCAGGAGTTGTCCGTAGCGCAGGGTCGTCGGCGGGGCCTCCACGTGGCGCGGCAGCACCCGGTAGAGGATCAGGGCGAGCAGCGCACTGAGCGCGGCCGAGGCGAGGTAGACCGAGCGCCAGCCCGCGAGGTCGGCGATCAGGCCGGACGCGGTGCGGGCGAGCAGGATTCCGGTGACCACGCCGCTGGTGACCAGGCCGACGACCCGCCCGCGCCCGGCGGGCGGGGCCAGTGAGGCAGCGAAGGCCACCAGTGTCTGGGTGACGACCGCGAGCAGCCCCATGGTGGCCATGCCCACGAGCAGGATCGCCGCCGTGTGGGCGCTGGCGATCACGAGCAACGCCGCTACCAGGAGCAGTAATTGGGCCACGATGAGGCGCCTGCGGTTGACCACGTCGCCCAACGGCACCAGGAGGAAGAGCCCCAGTCCGTATCCGACCTGGGTGAGGGTGACCACGCCGCCGACGAGTGCCGGGCTCATGCCCAGGTCGTGCCCCATGGTCACCAGGAGCGGCTGGGAGAAGTAGACGTTGGCCACCGCGGCCCCGCAGGCGACGGCGAACAGTATGACGACGCCGCGGGACAGGGCGAACGCCGGTCCTCTCTCGCGCCAGGTCTCGGACCGTCGCGTCATGGCCTCAGAGTTGCCAGGCATCAGTACCCCCTCGGATTGTGGTTGCAACTTGCTACCAGTCGTGACGCTAACTCCTTTGGTAGCATGTTGCAACCGAAGTTGGAGTGAGAGAGATTCGAGAGCGGGAGAGAGGGAGAGGGACGCCATGGTGAGCAGGACGCGCTTCGACGACAGCGAATGCCCCGTCGCCCGGTCAGTGGACGCGATCGGTGACTGGTGGTCCCTGCTGATCGTGCGGGACGCCTTCGACGGGAGCCGGCGCTTCGGGGAGTTCCAGCGCAGCCTCGGCGTGGCGAAGAACATCCTCACCGCGCGCCTGCGCACCCTGGTCGCCGGCGGCATCCTCGAATCCGTCCCCGCCTCGGACGGCAGCGCCTACCGCGAGTACGCACTGACACCGAAGGGCGAGGCGCTCTTCCCCGTCATCGTGGCGCTACGGCAGTGGGGCGAACAGAACTTCTTCGAACCCGACGAACCGCACTCGGAGTTGGTCGACCGCCGGCAGGGGCACCGCCTGCGCGCCCTGGAAGTGCTCTCCGCGGACGGGCGGCGGCTCCGCCCCGACGACACCACCGTCCACAAGGTCTCCGCCCAGTAGCCCGGAGCCAGCCGGTCACAGCTCCACGTGCACGGCGCCGACGTGCTGGCCGACCAGCAACTCCCTTAGGGCACACGGGGCTTGATCGATTCCGGACAGCACCGTGCGAGGAAAGGCGAGCGTGCCGTTGCGCAGTTCACGGCCGAAGACATCGATCCACTCGGGGATGACGTCGAGATGGTCGTCGAGGGCGGTGCCGCGCAGGGTGATGCCGGCCGCCTGGCCCGGCCCAGGCACGGGCACAGGCACGGGCGCTGCCACGACGGCGAAGGGTTCCTCGGACGGCAAACCCGTGGGACGGGCGACGAGGTGGACCTCCCGATGGGGCGCGGGAACGGTGGGCGCTCGGGCATCCGGCAACTCCTCGTCAGGTCCGGCCACTTGTGCCACCGGGGCTGTCTGTGCTGGCAGCCAAGCCCCCCGTCGGGGTCGGGCCTGGCCCAGGACGAGTGAAACGTCCCGGCGCGCTTGGCAATCCCCCAGGCTCGGCGGCCGGGTGCACCGTGCCGCCGTGAATCGGATCCGCCGCCGGCCCGTTCGTGTCAGGATGGTGCGCTCGGGCTCCAACTTCTTCACGTCAGGGGGGAATTGATGCCGCGTTCGGGTGCGGGTTCGGGTTCGGGTTCGGTTGGTGAACGGTGGTCGGTGGCGGTCGACGGGGACGAGGCGGAGGCGTTGCTGCGGTCGCTGCAGGAGTGGCTGGCGTCGGACGACCGACTGCGCGGGCGGGTGGACTGGCTGCGCGGTTCCCCGCAACCGGGCCATATGGGCGCGATGTTGGACACCCTCACCGTCGTCCTCGGTACCGGCGGTGTCGCCGCGCTGATCACTCCGCTCTGCACCTGGCTGACCAGCCGCCGCCCCGACGTCTCCCTCACGGTCGAACTGCCCAACGGCCGGAAGGTCAGCGTCGACGTCAAACGGGCCCACGACGAACGCGCCGTGATCCGCGAGATTCAGGGCCTGCTCGATCCGGCGGACGAGCACGACGGATGACCCGACTGTCACGCTGTGGGACGCTCCGTAGGCGTACGGACGGGGCGCCAGCTCCGCCGCGCCGCGACGACGGGTGCATGACCGACGGGAAGTTCCCGCACCCGGTCCGCGCGTACGCCGCCACAACTGCGGGTCGTGACGGCGTACGCGTCGTCAGCGTCAGGCGGAGGTGACGCGTTTGGCGACCGTCAGGAGCACCGCCGCGTCCTCGACGGCGTGGAGGCTGTGCCGGTCCGGGGGGATAACGAGCAGGTCACCGATGCGGCCGTCCCAGGAGGTGTCGCCGCTGGTGAGCCGCACGCGTCCGCGGAGCACCAGAAGGGTCGCCTCGCCGGGGCTGTCGTGCTCGGCGAGTTCGGAACCTGCGGTCAGGGCGAGGACGGTCTGACGCAACGTGTGCTCGTGTCCGCCGTAGACGGTTTCCGCGCTGCGTCCGGAGGTGGAGGCCGCGGCGAGTTCCAGGTGTTCACGTGCCTGTGCGTCCAGAGAGAGTTTCTGCATGGTGTGAGTATCCGTGGAGTGGTGGGTACCGGAGGGCGGGCCGGCCGCCCGGAGTGTCGGGCGACCGGGCCCGTAGGGAGGCGCTCATGCTGCTCGCGGAACCGGTTAGCCGGGTGGCGTCGCATTCGCACCGGGGTGGGATTGCGTTCTTGGGGATTGCCTGGGGGGTCCTAGGTGAACTCTCGGTGCACCGTTGCCACTTCCTTGGTTCACACCGTGATCACCCGGCATCAAACTGGCTGAAAGTGTTCCCTGCGGACCGCTGGGGAGGGTGCCGGATGACGCTCGGTCATACGACCGATTCCGCCGGATCCACGCCTCTACAGTTCGGTTGTCGCTGGAAGGACGGGTGCGAGGTGCGCAACTTCCTGACGCCCAATGGCCATGCGCGGCAGTCTTCCCCGCAAACATGGCAGGCCGATTTCCCCTCCCTGTCTTCGGGGAGGCGCACCGCACTCCGTTCCGTGCACAGACTGGACCGCAGA includes the following:
- a CDS encoding carboxymuconolactone decarboxylase family protein, which encodes MDARLNYFASPTAGKALKHFMSAGKALKDTTLPAATQELVSLRVSQINDCAFCIDMHSKEATAAGETAVRLNLVAAWREATVFTEAERAALALAEEGTRVADAATGVSDEVWANVARHYDEEQLVALVTLVSFMNAANRLNIITQQPAGNYVAGQFH
- a CDS encoding MFS transporter, with amino-acid sequence MPGNSEAMTRRSETWRERGPAFALSRGVVILFAVACGAAVANVYFSQPLLVTMGHDLGMSPALVGGVVTLTQVGYGLGLFLLVPLGDVVNRRRLIVAQLLLLVAALLVIASAHTAAILLVGMATMGLLAVVTQTLVAFAASLAPPAGRGRVVGLVTSGVVTGILLARTASGLIADLAGWRSVYLASAALSALLALILYRVLPRHVEAPPTTLRYGQLLRSTLTLFARERLLRLRALFCLLIFAAFSTLWSSIALPLSAAPYFMSHSAIGALGLIGVAGALAASVAGRLNDRGLAQRTTGIALALLAASWLPLAYTRSSLWALFAGVILLDLAVQAVHVTNQTLIYALHPDAGSRLIGGYMVFYSIGSATGAITATALYTTAGWGAVCALGATFSLLGLALWTFTRRSAPTPTTNTPAHSGG
- a CDS encoding winged helix-turn-helix transcriptional regulator — encoded protein: MVSRTRFDDSECPVARSVDAIGDWWSLLIVRDAFDGSRRFGEFQRSLGVAKNILTARLRTLVAGGILESVPASDGSAYREYALTPKGEALFPVIVALRQWGEQNFFEPDEPHSELVDRRQGHRLRALEVLSADGRRLRPDDTTVHKVSAQ
- a CDS encoding effector-associated constant component EACC1; the protein is MAVDGDEAEALLRSLQEWLASDDRLRGRVDWLRGSPQPGHMGAMLDTLTVVLGTGGVAALITPLCTWLTSRRPDVSLTVELPNGRKVSVDVKRAHDERAVIREIQGLLDPADEHDG
- a CDS encoding cupin domain-containing protein, yielding MQKLSLDAQAREHLELAAASTSGRSAETVYGGHEHTLRQTVLALTAGSELAEHDSPGEATLLVLRGRVRLTSGDTSWDGRIGDLLVIPPDRHSLHAVEDAAVLLTVAKRVTSA